One region of Danio aesculapii chromosome 7, fDanAes4.1, whole genome shotgun sequence genomic DNA includes:
- the rnaseka gene encoding ribonuclease kappa-A — protein sequence MVSLLFCGPKLAACGLVLSIWGVIMLALLGIFFTTHSAILIEDVPLTEEDLHSQDTPPQSVYKLYNQVGYNCFIAAVIYVGIGFLSFCQVRLNKRKEYLVH from the exons ATGGTTTCTTTACTTTTCTGCGGTCCTAAACTGGCAGCGTGTGGACTGGTGCTGAGCATTTGGGGAGTTATTATGCTG GCATTGCTGGGGATTTTTTTCACCACCCATTCAGCTATTCTTATAGAGGACGTGCCTTTGACAGAGGAAGACTTACACAGCCA GGACACGCCACCGCAAAGCGTCTATAAACTGTACAACCAAGTGGGATACAACTGCTTCATTGCAGCAGTAATCTACGTTGGCATAGGATTCCTGTCATTTTGTCAGGTTCGCCTGAACAAGCGCAAGGAATATCTGGTGCATTAG
- the si:dkey-6n21.12 gene encoding schwannomin-interacting protein 1 gives MDGQKEKERERGDEKESDETEEDAEGAALLWQGGYPADDLGLPIMHWEDLGLRIAELEKQQEERRQREKDLDRLTVDWPDIRGLSSHRETYEDIEDDCNSRLTSLTSRLQSQMNLQLCFINNSESEEDEEEIEAKKEVAKQSSKSGSSQKLEERGSSSASTKKTKSRGFKNDVRAALSVLRHKLRLEQKQTIPPSEALKERKHYERNDLKNFNLKELKALRTSLSKDIHDLSSELVGRLLTRDQLRTEQDAMLLEVQDMTSL, from the exons atggatggacaaaaagaAAAAGAGCGGGAGAGAGGAGATGAAAAAGAGAGTGACGAGACGGAGGAGGATGCTGAAGGAGCAGCATTATTATGGCAGGGGGGATACCCTGCTGATGATTTGGGCCTACCCATCATGCACTGGGAGGATCTGGGCCTTCGTATCGCTGAACTTGAGAAGCAACAAGAGGAGCGGAGACAGAGGGAAAAG GACTTGGACAGGCTGACGGTAGACTGGCCAGACATCCGAGGGCTGAGCAGTCACAGAGAAACCTATGAGGACATAGAGGATGATTGCAACAGTCGGCTCACTTCTCTGACATCGAG GCTCCAGAGTCAGATGAATCTACAGCTCTGTTTCATCAACAACAGTGAAAGTGAGGAGGACGAAGAGGAAATAGAGGCAAAGAAAGag GTGGCAAAGCAGTCAAGTAAGAGTGGCAGTAGTCAGAAGTTAGAGGAGCGTGGTTCAAGCTCTGCATCTACTAAGAAAACCAAATCAAGAGGGTTTAAGAATGATGTCAGAGCTGCATTGAGTGTACTCAGACATAAATTGAGATTGGAGCAAAAACAG ACTATACCTCCCAGTGAGGCTCTCAAAGAAAGGAAACACTATGAGCGAAATGACTTGAAGAATTTCAACCTGAAGGAGTTGAAAGCATTAAGAACCTCACTAAGCAAAGACATTCATG ACCTCAGTTCAGAGTTGGTGGGTCGACTTCTCACAAGGGACCAGCTGAGAACAGAGCAGGACGCCATGCTGCTGGAGGTACAAGATATGACATCACTGTGA